The Acetomicrobium flavidum genome window below encodes:
- a CDS encoding MmgE/PrpD family protein: MTKSVSERLADFVQRATYENLPKEVVHQAKRCLLDTCGAVIAGSYHSTSGKIAQNYARSLEEPPKATIIGTDIMRSPQTAAFANGIAAHALELDDGSRHATYHPGSSIIPSSLALCEAEGKTARDLITAIAVGYEVSIRIGKSMNPHHYLKGFHPTGTVAHFGTTAACCQILNLSVEETVNALGLAGSLASGINQYEIDGSLVKHLHPGNAARNGILTALLAKEGLTGPKGVIEGRLGFCHCFSDRYDISSITKGLGSEYDILSIYFKPYPSCRYVHYANEATLNILNEHPLTPEDIDQIHILTHQNAKQGSDIPDYQTVLHARLSIQYGIASILVRGKAGLQEYTDEAIKDPKVHEIAKKITIEIDPEIQKLYPNPRSMIVQIKDKKGNIYSSRVDYPKGDPENPMTDEELIDKFIDVTEGVISKKRQAEIIENTLHGSPDAPVRSLMKLLRF, from the coding sequence ATGACCAAAAGCGTCTCCGAAAGGCTGGCAGATTTCGTACAAAGGGCAACTTACGAAAACTTGCCCAAAGAGGTGGTCCACCAGGCTAAAAGATGCCTTTTGGACACCTGCGGAGCCGTAATAGCCGGAAGCTATCACTCGACATCAGGAAAGATAGCCCAAAACTACGCAAGGTCCCTGGAGGAGCCGCCCAAGGCTACGATAATTGGAACGGACATCATGAGATCTCCTCAAACGGCTGCCTTCGCAAACGGCATCGCAGCGCACGCTCTAGAACTCGACGACGGCTCAAGACATGCGACTTACCATCCCGGATCCTCGATCATACCTTCCTCCCTCGCCCTATGTGAGGCGGAAGGAAAAACTGCTCGGGATTTGATCACCGCCATCGCCGTGGGCTACGAAGTCTCCATAAGGATAGGAAAATCCATGAACCCACACCACTACCTCAAGGGATTTCATCCAACGGGAACGGTCGCTCACTTTGGCACGACGGCAGCCTGCTGCCAAATATTAAACTTAAGCGTCGAAGAAACGGTCAACGCCTTGGGGCTTGCCGGAAGCCTGGCATCGGGCATCAATCAATACGAGATAGACGGCTCTTTGGTGAAGCACTTACACCCCGGTAACGCTGCAAGAAACGGAATCTTGACTGCCCTACTGGCTAAAGAAGGCCTGACGGGCCCAAAAGGAGTAATCGAGGGACGTCTCGGGTTCTGTCACTGTTTCTCTGACCGATACGACATCTCATCCATAACGAAGGGCTTGGGCAGCGAATACGACATATTGTCCATCTACTTCAAGCCATACCCCTCCTGCAGATATGTCCATTATGCAAACGAAGCAACTTTAAACATCCTAAATGAACACCCTTTGACGCCGGAAGACATTGACCAAATCCATATCCTCACACACCAAAACGCCAAGCAAGGCTCTGATATCCCCGATTACCAAACGGTCTTGCACGCACGCTTGAGCATCCAATACGGGATCGCCTCAATACTGGTCAGAGGCAAAGCCGGACTTCAGGAGTACACGGATGAGGCGATAAAGGACCCAAAGGTGCATGAAATTGCAAAAAAGATCACCATAGAAATAGATCCTGAAATTCAAAAGCTATATCCGAATCCCAGGAGCATGATCGTTCAAATTAAGGATAAAAAAGGCAATATCTATTCATCGCGCGTAGATTATCCAAAGGGTGACCCGGAAAATCCAATGACAGACGAAGAATTGATAGATAAGTTCATCGACGTCACGGAAGGGGTAATTTCAAAGAAAAGACAGGCGGAGATCATCGAAAATACGTTACACGGATCGCCCGACGCGCCGGTAAGAAGTTTGATGAAACTGTTAAGGTTCTAG
- a CDS encoding MmgE/PrpD family protein: MSKPRDEMDTLLCKLARYYASLSYDEVPAEVIEKAKRSLADFLSELAAGFYVGELAEAVNPYLVELGGKPESTLLCVGRKMPAQNAALGMGVMAHAIELDDGHRWGTSHPAVAIMPAVLAMAEREKSSYGEILLAIVIGYDMMLRTARAINPAHLKKGFHSTGTCGSLGAAAACAKLLNLDEEKTAYAISMGGLQSAGLQEMLHDHPGVKPLQPGKSASAGVLAADLAKRGAKSPRTLFEGEHGWLKAMCDSNYSAEALIGDLGTRFEILYTYTKLYPTCRHCHAAIDLAREARETLSCDPADIEYIEVKTYRLGIVEVGRIQVPKTQQEAMFSLPFAVAIALTRGNVTLQDYTPETLSDPKLISLAEKVHVIEDEKLNDLYPEERGAHMKVVLRDGRSFEKYIPVAKGEPEFPVTDEDLKEKLQAMLSPYYPNAFFEGLWKMTVEGDIESRSYEEIIEHFGRFCS; the protein is encoded by the coding sequence TGGATACGTTGCTCTGTAAACTTGCCCGCTACTACGCCTCGCTGTCGTATGACGAAGTTCCAGCCGAAGTCATCGAGAAGGCAAAACGTTCGCTGGCGGATTTCTTGAGCGAGCTGGCTGCGGGTTTCTACGTGGGAGAGCTGGCCGAGGCGGTAAATCCTTACCTTGTGGAGCTGGGAGGCAAGCCTGAGTCGACTCTGCTTTGCGTGGGCAGAAAGATGCCCGCCCAAAATGCCGCCCTCGGGATGGGAGTAATGGCTCACGCTATAGAGCTCGACGACGGCCACAGGTGGGGAACATCACATCCTGCCGTGGCAATCATGCCTGCCGTGCTGGCCATGGCCGAAAGGGAGAAAAGCTCCTACGGCGAAATCCTTTTAGCCATCGTCATCGGCTACGACATGATGCTTCGGACGGCCAGGGCGATAAACCCCGCGCACCTTAAAAAGGGGTTCCATTCGACAGGGACATGCGGCTCTTTAGGCGCTGCTGCAGCATGTGCGAAGCTCTTAAACTTGGACGAAGAAAAGACGGCTTACGCCATATCGATGGGCGGGCTTCAAAGCGCAGGATTACAAGAGATGCTCCACGACCATCCGGGCGTGAAGCCCCTTCAGCCCGGAAAGTCTGCCTCAGCCGGCGTCCTGGCTGCAGACTTGGCAAAGCGCGGCGCCAAATCCCCCAGGACCCTTTTTGAGGGAGAACACGGCTGGCTCAAGGCCATGTGCGATTCAAATTACTCGGCCGAAGCCTTAATAGGAGACCTTGGAACCCGATTTGAGATCCTCTATACTTACACGAAGCTTTATCCCACCTGCAGACACTGCCACGCCGCCATAGACCTGGCACGGGAGGCCAGGGAAACGCTATCCTGCGATCCGGCCGATATAGAATACATCGAAGTCAAAACTTACAGGCTTGGCATCGTGGAAGTTGGCCGAATACAGGTGCCAAAGACCCAGCAAGAGGCCATGTTCAGCCTGCCCTTTGCCGTAGCAATAGCATTGACTCGAGGAAACGTCACGCTACAAGACTATACACCTGAGACGTTAAGCGATCCGAAGCTCATCTCCTTGGCAGAAAAAGTTCATGTAATAGAAGATGAAAAATTAAACGACCTGTACCCCGAAGAAAGGGGTGCCCATATGAAAGTAGTTTTAAGAGACGGCCGAAGCTTTGAAAAATACATCCCCGTCGCTAAGGGAGAGCCGGAATTTCCCGTTACCGACGAAGACTTAAAGGAAAAGCTGCAAGCCATGTTATCCCCCTACTACCCCAACGCCTTCTTCGAAGGCCTGTGGAAGATGACAGTAGAGGGGGATATTGAAAGTCGAAGTTATGAAGAAATCATTGAACACTTTGGGAGGTTTTGTTCATGA
- a CDS encoding DUF4387 domain-containing protein codes for MKTKNICDLARTVRSKNAGSFMITLEIIFDDREIYERVKKSGAITREAIARAYNVEPEKILDFMFFDPGMGIKANYQRPIPSGGPAETDVYGCQQYAPLFSLEIPWED; via the coding sequence ATGAAGACAAAAAATATCTGTGATTTGGCCAGAACCGTGAGGAGCAAGAATGCAGGAAGCTTCATGATAACCCTGGAGATCATATTCGACGATCGGGAAATTTACGAAAGGGTCAAAAAAAGCGGAGCCATAACGAGGGAGGCGATAGCCAGGGCCTATAACGTAGAACCTGAAAAGATCTTAGACTTCATGTTCTTTGATCCGGGCATGGGCATCAAGGCAAATTATCAGCGCCCGATTCCAAGCGGCGGACCTGCCGAAACGGATGTCTACGGCTGTCAGCAGTACGCTCCCCTCTTTTCCCTGGAGATACCGTGGGAGGACTGA